The genomic DNA TTCGTTATTGGgcaaaatttaaagaaaattaaatttaaagtgaaaagaGTGAAAATTAGGGGAAGtcaggttggggtcaattacattttacaaatatgatttaaatttaattgagGTCTGTCTGTCATGACAGTGAAGGTCTGCGGCCAGACTCTCGCGGGAGTTATGTCAATCCatacaaaaacttaaaatgtaaacttaaaaaacaggaaaaatatatgttttagcATCCAAGTGGAGATAGGTAAAGGGAAAATATTACATTATAATGAATACTAAAAATGTATaagattcaaaaaaaaaaaaaaaaaaaaaaaaaaaaaaaacccatatcacaaatacattatttatcatgagatttttttttttttttaactcaaataactttttttgtgTGGGGGTTTGATTTATTTGATGTCATTTAAGAATGATTGTGTGGTAGTTTGATTAATTGTGAATATTTGAAATACAAACGGAAAtcgttttttaaattattattattattattattattattattatacagtttgataTGAAGAATGTGAACAAATGACTTCATTTACCATGATGCAACTCTAGGTAGACCCTTTAAAACTGccatgaaaaaataatattgtattTCCTAAACAAAAAGTTGTTtgatataaaaatacaaacattatgaataactaaaataaaaataaaataaaaacacttggtACTTTTTACGCGTATAGAGAATATAAAAGTGTGTTTATGATCAGGCAGAGTCTGGGGCTGCCTAAAATCAGAGTGAGAACATTTTAGCAGAAGTCAACTTTGTGTTGACGTCTGTATGAGTATCTGCTTCTACAGACGACATTTAAATTTCACTTGTGTGCTTTAGACACGCAGGGAGGACCATGGAGCGACTGGTCTTGTGCGTCCTGTCCGTGTTTGTGTCCCAGGAATGGTTCGTAGTTGTAGCTGCCTTCACTCAGTCTTTGGACAGCGACTTCACCTTCACCCTTCCCGCCGGCCGAAAAGAGTGTTTCTACCAGACTATGAAGAAGGACGCCTCCCTGGAGATTGAATACCAGGTCATTCATTCAGACACTGCTATTTAACTGTTTTTCCAATAACAAACACACGGTAAACGCCTCTGTAATTACTGTGAACTAACCACAACTGCGGTTATATCGGTACCTTTAGTTATATATTTTTGGCTGTGGCTATTGAGACGGAAACGTACCAATAGACTCAGTCTATGCATACGCAGcgtccctcattggccagtttaggtgacgtgatagatACACCACGTGACCTAAAgctccgtcagttttatttgcgctcatgttttttttttagctaacccatttattttagccctaacgcAGGAAATATCctgaaatgttgttttttttgtgtgtatgtaattttaaaggtggaatttgctgtgttaaatatgttaaattaaaaaaaatatatgtatatatgattCGGTAAGACacttactatatatatatatatatatatatatatatatatatatatatatatatattttgtagtggctatccgtatgtcGCCATATCAATGTACTGACATTCTTTCTGTATGCAGCACCCCTCTTTggcagtttaggtcacatgactaagccgtaaacctaactctaaaaaTTATTGCGATATAGGATTATAACCCTatccctaagacgctacgtacgtgcaCTTCAGTAACCATTAGCACCAGGGGTTTTTCGTACgacaactgtacaaatagacactttctatttaTTTCTTGTTGTTTAATTGTATTCCATTGTATGAAAAAGAATCGGCATCGTAAAACTAATGATCTCTCAAGAATTATCGGGCTCTCGCACTATTTTTCTGGATTTGGAAAACCAGCTTTACCAGTTAATGTGTATTTGAAGATCAAATGCATTATTCTAGACTTTAAGGGACTTGTATATTTATGGATAGTACAGTTTGTGAAAGTAACTATATAAGAACTATACCACtactattgattatttaaaaagggacattacacattaataaacagacatgTTGTAAATGAGCCAAAGTTAGCCAAAATAGGCTTGTTTTCACCTGGAGTCCCtggccagattttttttttaaaaaaaacaagctaaaaTGTAAAAGGTAATAACATACAGAGAATACATaacaacaaaagacaacaggtatgacaaaataactaaataattcctgataaaacaaagcaccaagcCTTGACCAAAACTATCAGAATTGCCACACAGTAAATTACAACTGTAACATTGTTCAAACAAGAGTTAATCCATACTTAACAAAAGAGGAataaacaatgtacaaaaatcaaaataaaataaaataaaaggctgtCAGTGTGATGTAATTGGTGGTTGAAAAGCCATATTTTTAGCTGCTGAGGCTAAAAGACTAAATGTAACGGTAAACATTGAACTAGTGCACTTCTCccagtgttgtcattttgtaatcattactgcttaataattaacaaaaagATGTATATTGTATAATGTATGTACTCATAAATAGTCAACGCCAATATTAAGAAACTTCTCTTCCAAAGGGCTAAATGTCTCAAAATAAAACTCatcaaattatttattgaaagtgTCCTAAAATGTGTAAAAGTATCTCCAatgttaaatgaataaatcagaaTCTACTTTATAAGATGGCATACCAAGGCCTATCACAGAAGAAAGGCCTTAAGAGGAAAAACATGCTCACAATTCTTgagttttgtaatatttttaaaaaaaaaaacaccagccAAAACATGTACATGGTATTGCAAAACATCTAGATtcaaacatgcatgttttacgtTTCTGCTTGCTTTTGCCACAGGTGTTAGATGGTGCAGGCCTCGATGTGGACTTCTTTATCTCCTCTCCTTCCGGACATCTTCTCTTCAGTGACCATCGCAAGTCTGACGGCGTCCACACGTGAGCGTCTTAAAGCTGATGATAAAGCTGCAGCTGTACATACGGGGGAAAACCTAATGTTTGTCGTTTTGTCACTAGCGTTGAAACCGAGGAAGGAGACTACATGTTCTGCTTCGACAACAGTTTCAGTACAGTCTCAGATAAGCTCATTTTCTTTGAGTTGATCCTGGACAACATGGACACAGATGAAGATCCAGATGACTGGAAGGAATACGCCCACGGGACAGACTTCCTGGACATGAAGCTGGAAGACATTATGGTGAGGCTGTGTCCAATCAGACCTGCTAAAGGGTCCAAATCCAAAATGTGATCATGGATCATCCATTTCACAGCTGGCTGTAGATATAAGGGTTTAGATCAGACATAGGCAGCtggtggcccttggtctaattttgtgcgaccccccaaaacaaaattgtaatttatgaagttggaagttataggaaacataatacacaaaactccaaaaaacagaaaacgacagcaaaatgcacaaaatgagcggaaaaagtaacaacaaaaacacaaaaagataaaaaacaaaaaaaagaattcattaacacacaacatgacgcgacactaaacaaccacttaaacacacaaaagggctacaaaaacaacaacatatacgaAAGGACTTCAAAGTcatgaaattgcacaaaatgacagaaaaatacacaaaatgacaacaagaacagaaaaaaatataagaaaaacaaacaatgacttgaaaagcacacaaaagaaaatctacaaaatgaatttcaaaaaaccaaatgtgttttcaagcttgtattaatgctgacatgaatgttgataatgtggccctcggatcagacaattacATTGTTGTGATAGAAGTTGTCCATGTCTGGCTTAGATGCTGTATAAGCAAAGTCACAGGGACGTGATCACAAGAATGTTTCCCCCTCTAACTAATTAACTTTTACCAACTAGCTGAGCATAGCTAATTAGCCTGCGGCGCTTCCTCACCACAAATAATAGCACTAATTTAAGTCATCAAAAGCCACACTGACAGCTCTGTAGGAGAGGGTTCTCCTATGAAAGAAGATACAAATCTGAGTGAacctgtttttggttttttgtttttttgttataaacTTTAAAGCTCCTGGAgacaaaatcatatttttttaatcagataaagacatagtgttggcctcatagatcaataaatcaaagatcatttgcttgcaagaaagaaaaggttgaaatgtatTGTGATTTCTTGAGTTTGTCTCCAAAACCACTGCCAGAAttacttcccaacacatttctggtgtttttacagACTAATCACGGTGGGATTGAAGTAAAATCACTTCTATGCATTTGACTTTggcagtgtttcttaaatgggggtacacgaGAGCGagaagtggaaaatgaacaaatgtaaggattttaaaatgtgaatttttggttaaaaatgataatcatagtaatgatgatgaaaatgatcttgattagaacatgaactaaaaatgcAAGGGCATgcaggagatgaccagaaatgataaaaattataGAAACAAATCTACTCAGGAAGCACATTATACTGTTTAGTTCCACTTATTTTCACAgttggattctttaaaatgtgtgttatcacttattcattAGCGTGG from Gouania willdenowi chromosome 4, fGouWil2.1, whole genome shotgun sequence includes the following:
- the tmed5 gene encoding transmembrane emp24 domain-containing protein 5, producing MERLVLCVLSVFVSQEWFVVVAAFTQSLDSDFTFTLPAGRKECFYQTMKKDASLEIEYQVLDGAGLDVDFFISSPSGHLLFSDHRKSDGVHTVETEEGDYMFCFDNSFSTVSDKLIFFELILDNMDTDEDPDDWKEYAHGTDFLDMKLEDIMDTINNVKARLMKSVQIQTVLRAFEARDRNLQESNYDRVNFWSVVNLTVMMVVSALQVYLVRSLFEDKRRLRT